In Fusarium oxysporum f. sp. lycopersici 4287 chromosome 2, whole genome shotgun sequence, a genomic segment contains:
- a CDS encoding pyridoxine biosynthesis protein PDX1 gives MTNDSSNTGAASNGEAKSSFTVKAGLAQMLKGGVIMDVTNAEQARIAEEAGACAVMALERVPADIRKDGGVARMSDPAMIKQIQEAVTIPVMAKARIGHFVECQILEALGVDYIDESEVLTPADDESHVEKSTFGVPFVCGCRNLGEALRRIAEGAAMIRTKGEAGTGDVVEAVRHMKTVNKQIAQAKAALAEGGIIRIRELARELEVDADLLRQTAELGRLPVVNFAAGGVATPADAALMMQLGCDGVFVGSGIFKSGDPAKRAKAIVRATTHYKDAKVLAETSTGLGEAMVGINCDSMKPEEKLAGRGW, from the coding sequence ATGACCAACGACTCCTCCAACACTGGTGCCGCCTCCAACGGCGAGGCCAAGTCCTCCTTCACCGTCAAGGCCGGTCTCGCCCAGATGCTCAAGGGCGGCGTCATCATGGACGTCACAAACGCTGAGCAAGCCCGCATCGCCGAAGAAGCCGGTGCATGCGCCGTCATGGCCCTCGAGCGAGTCCCCGCCGACATCCGCAAAGACGGCGGCGTGGCTCGTATGTCAGACCCCGCCATGATCAAGCAGATCCAAGAAGCCGTCACCATCCCCGTCATGGCAAAGGCCCGCATCGGCCACTTTGTCGAGTGTCAGATCCTCGaggctcttggtgttgactACATCGACGAGTCCGAGGTTCTCACCCCCGCCGATGACGAGAGTCACGTTGAGAAGAGCACTTTCGGTGTTCCCTTTGTCTGCGGCTGCAGAAACCTCGGTGAGGCGCTGCGAAGAATCGCAGAGGGCGCTGCTATGATCCGAACAAAGGGCGAGGCTGGCACCGGCGATGTCGTCGAGGCCGTGCGACACATGAAGACAGTCAACAAGCAAATCGCGCAAGCCAAGGCCGCACTCGCCGAGGGTGGTATAATCCGCATCCGCGAACTCGCCCGCGAGCTCGAAGTCGACGCCGATCTCCTCCGCCAGACCGCGGAGCTAGGCCGTCTGCCCGTCGTCAACTTCGCCGCCGGCGGTGTCGCCACGCCCGCTGACGCCGCGCTCATGATGCAGCTCGGCTGCGACGGTGTGTTTGTCGGCAGCGGTATTTTCAAGTCCGGCGACCCTGCGAAGCGGGCCAAGGCTATCGTGCGTGCGACTACACACTATAAGGATGCCAAGGTGCTGGCCGAGACTAGCACGGGGCTTGGCGAGGCTATGGTGGGAATTAACTGCGATAGCATGAAGcccgaggagaagcttgctgGACGAGGATGGTAG
- a CDS encoding nuclear distribution protein PAC1 produces MRTELSLGEDAFDTATAKKYETLLEKKWTSVVRLQKKIMDLEAQNNALQTELNSATPTSLSNRRGDPSSWLPSGPPRHVLQSHRTPINCVAFHPIFSSIASGDEDATIKIWDWEFGELERTVKGHTKAVLDLDYGGPKGHTLLASCSSDLTIKLWDPSNEYQNIRTLPGHDHSVSAVRFIPSGAPGAPLSGNLLASASRDVTVRIWDVTTGYCVKTIRGHVDWIRDVAPSLDGKYLLSTGNDRTVRLWDISVPNPEAKLVMIGHEHFVECCTFAPPAAYSHLATLAGVKKAPPASSTAEFMATGGRDKTIKLWDGRGTCIKTLVGHDNWVRGLVFHPSGKFLLSVSDDKTIRCWDLSQEGKCVKTVEGAHEHFITSLRWAPPIIKDKGPTEEANGDVGTPKKTAAAPQDVQIRCVIATGSVDMSLRIFSR; encoded by the exons ATGAGGACGGAGCTCAGTCTTGGAGAGGATGCTTTCGATACGGCTACCGCGAAGAAATACGAGACGCTGCTGGAGAAGAAATGGACAAGTGTCGTGCGGTTACAAAAAAAG ATCATGGATCTAGAAGCACAGAACAACGCCCTTCAGACAGAACTTAATAGCGCTACACCGACATCTCTCTCTAACCGAAGAGGagatccatcttcttggctcCCATCCGGTCCCCCACGACACGTCCTTCAATCGCATCGAACGCCCATCAACTGCGTCGCCTTTCATCCGATCTTTTCGTCTATCGCATCCGGAGATGAAGACGCCACTatcaagatctgggattGGGAGTTTGGCGAGCTTGAAAGGACGGTGAAAGGTCACACCAAAGCGGTTCTCGATCTCGACTACGGTGGTCCGAAAGGTCATACGCTGCTTGCGTCTTGCAGTTCCGATTTAACTATCAAGCTATGGGATCCTTCGAACGAGTACCAAAATATTCGCACACTACCCGGTCACGACCATAGTGTGAGCGCAGTCCGATTTATACCCTCCGGAGCTCCTGGGGCGCCGTTATCTGGAAATCTGCTCGCGAGCGCTAGTCGAGATGTTACAGTGAGGATATGGGATGTCACGACAGGGTATTGCGTCAAGACGATAAGAGGGCATGTCGACTGGATTCGTGATGTCGCTCCGTCGCTGGATGGAAAATACCTACTATCGACTGGTAACGATCGAACAGTGAGACTCTGGGATATTTCAGTACCAAATCCTGAAGCCAAGCTCGTCATGATTGGGCACGAGCATTTCGTCGAATGCTGTACCTTTGCGCCACCAGCAGCATACTCGCACTTGGCTACTCTCGCCGGAGTAAAGAAGGCGCCTCCAGCAAGCAGCACGGCGGAGTTTATGGCGACCGGTGGCAGAGATAAGACGATCAAGTTGTGGGATGGCCGAGGAACCTGTATCAAGACCCTGGTAGGTCATGACAACTGGGTTCGAGGCCTTGTGTTCCATCCAAGCGGCAAATTCCTTCTCTCCGTATCCGATGATAAGACGATTCGATGCTGGGATCTGAGCCAAGAAGGAAAGTGTGTCAAGACCGTTGAAGGAGCCCACGAACATTTCATTACAAGTCTGAGATGGGCGCCGCCTATTATCAAGGACAAGGGTCCGACTGAGGAGGCCAATGGTGATGTGGGCACTCCCAAGAAAACGGCGGCGGCACCTCAAGATGTGCAGATCCGCTGTGTCATTGCTACAGGAAGTGTAGATATGTCTCTTCGAATCTTTTCGCGGTAG
- a CDS encoding hypothetical protein (At least one base has a quality score < 10): MSTSTYTIPDRIVPMRVIVCGVHRTGTLSIRNALWQLGFHDCYHMQTLFNNPTRAPEWVRAMEAKYADKGTFTRADWDHLLGDCQAVCDVPAAFFGPELAELYPEAKVIIMNRDPEKWYESVLNSIYLITTPKGFLAKLSMIYCFFLDTNLQYMAKYSKSMRSLVQKYDHGNDKEKAIAWYKAQYQEFHDRIPADRYIEYTITEGWGPLCEYLGVPVPEVQDPVTGKTVEAPFPHLNDGETFRRNSKVMKKKTMERANQNLLAAVGRLALTGVVGYAGYLVWKTRLGGRV, translated from the exons ATGTCGACGTCTACGTACACCATCCCTGATCGCATCGTGCCAATGCGCGTCATCGTCTGTGGCGTCCATCGCACAGGAACGTTGA GTATTCGTAACGCTCTGTGGCAGCTTGGTTTCCACGATTGTTACCACATGCAAactctcttcaacaatccCACCCGGGCCCCTGAATGGGTACGTGCTATGGAAGCAAAGTACGCCGATAAGGGGACTTTTACCCGCGCAGACTGGGATCATTTGCTCGGCGATTGTCAAGCTGTGTGTGATGTTCCCGCTGCGTTCTTTGGTCCTGAGTTAGCGGAGCTGTACCCTGAAGCTAAAGTCATTATCATGAACCGAGACCCTGAGAAGTGGTATGAGAGCGTGCTTAATAGTATCTACTTGATAACCACCCCAAAGGGCTTCTTGGCTAAACTCAGTATGATTTATTGTTTTTTCCTTGATACAAATCTTCAATATATGGCAAAGTATAGCAAATCGATGAGATCTCTGGTTCAGAAGTATGACCACGGAAATGATAAGGAGAAGGCAATTGCATGGTACAAAGCGCAATACCAGGAATTCCATGACAGAATTCCAGCGGATCGGTATATCGAGTATACCATCACAGAGGGCTGGGGACCGCTGTGTGAGTATCTTGGTGTTCCTGTACCAGAGGTTCAGGACCCTGTGACAGGCAAGACGGTGGAGGCACCGTTTCCACATCTCAATGACGGCGAGACGTTTAGAAGGAATAGCAAggtcatgaagaagaagaccatGGAGAGGGCGAATCAGAATCTACTGGCGGCTGTGGGCAGGCTGGCCTTGACGGGTGTGGTGGGATATGCTGGTTATCTGGTGTGGAAGACTCGACTTGGAGGACGTGTTTAG
- a CDS encoding glutamine amidotransferase has protein sequence MISLTVGVLALQGGFAEHIDLVRKAAEYLSSTEGISKTKFHCIEVRTKEELDQCNALIIPGGESTTISFVAAQSGLLEPLRDFVKVQKRPVWGTCAGLILLSDEANATKKGGQELIGGLAVRVHRNHFGRQMESFESGMNLPFLNDDKPFPGVFIRAPVVEEVIGSSDDGRPPVEVLAKLPGRVDKMKSGVSQANTKDDSGDIVAVRQGNVLGTSFHPELTKDERIHVWWLKEILNQQ, from the exons ATGATCAGTCTTACGGTCGGTGTCTTGGCCCTTCAGGGTGGTTTTGCTGAGCATATCGATCTTGTTCGAAAGGCCGCAGAGTACCTTTCTTCTACAGAAGGTATTTCCAAGACGAAATTCCACTGTATCGAGGTTCGCACGAAAGAAGAACTCGATCAGTGCAATGCTCTGATCATTCCTGGCGGCGAGAGCACCACTATCTCTTTCGTCGCCGCTCAATCTGGTCTCCTTGAGCCATTGAGAGATTTCGTCAA GGTCCAGAAGAGGCCAGTCTGGGGAACATGTGCAGGCCTTATTCTCCTCTCAGACGAGGCAAATGCTACCAAGAAAGGTGGTCAAGAACTCATCGGTGGTCTCGCAGTCCGCGTTCACCGCAACCACTTTGGTCGTCAAATGGAGAGTTTCGAGTCAGGAATGAACCTCCCCTTCTTAAACGACGATAAACCGTTCCCTGGAGTCTTCATCCGCGCACCCGTCGTGGAAGAAGTCATCGGTTCGTCTGACGATGGACGACCACCAGTTGAGGTCCTGGCCAAGTTACCAGGTCGAGTAGATAAGATGAAGTCTGGCGTCTCACAAGCCAATACCAAGGACGATTCAGGGGACATCGTCGCTGTTAGACAGGGTAATGTGCTAGGAACAAGCTTTCATCCTGAGTTGACGAAGGATGAGAGGATACATGTGTGGTGGTTGAAGGAAATTCTCAACCAGCAATAA
- a CDS encoding hypothetical protein (At least one base has a quality score < 10): MLSEQNDSGSGSGGRPSQVHTPLRREKKRVGFHSSKESSGESSDSTTHQQQTRQQRQDEGVFSPAGSPKLAPGELPPNAPDAYELSLALTKILSAEQEKKRQVQNLAPDTPDVGPKRPRPALRRNTSYDDPNEREKADQAESRTTERQYRSMADARQRADRLAVSVGSYSAPGSRRGSLDLEEVPSFKPLIEDYDNPKGSPPAGSNTIEDAGYFGLRQRIANSDRFQHHAAAENLVRSHTRKGKRDLFTQHPNGGPASGTATPVLQQAYAHDYVPRPDQYRGGILSSLLKLYHDDRTPGSGMNTPKDTGTPLMSPRNSPPISRPGSSNGTPPIRSPPRSRPTSGLFNYHKNRHSTSSLALTELMKSSSMFAAPASANISDKWAEKIKQQPPPPKKRDKARITIHIAGIIQRHRYLLKLCRALMMYGAPTHRLEEYMTMSSRVLEIEAQFLYLPGCMIISFDDSTTHTTEVKLVRVPQGIDLGRLRDVHNIYKEVVHDKIGVEEATKRLDDVNARKDKYNVWIRVFLYGVASACVAPFAFQGRFIDLSIAFFLGCIVGILQLVLAPSNELYAHVFEVSAALITSFFARAFGSIQNGKLFCFSALAQSSIALILPGYMVLCSSLELQSHNLVAGSVRMVHALIYTLFLGYGITIGASLYGMIDSNATSRSTCDNPLGREWYFLFVPGFTMCLCLINQAKWKQTPVMVGMALAGWSVNSYCAEYFGGNGQISNMLGALTIGILANLYSRMGRHVENGYLDFVDWWKLRVRPRYTKKRIDSDSWSLPTLNDPESRPGTPEKHQEPEKKPRKVGYSLAAAAMLPAIFVQVPSGLAAGGSLLASITMADEITKNGTKVASDMNTMGNLEGTAFNVLFKVIQVAIGISVGLFMSALIVYPLGKRRSGLFSF; the protein is encoded by the coding sequence ATGCTATCTGAACAGAACGATAGTGGGAGTGGGAGCGGCGGGAGACCTAGCCAGGTACATACTCCCCTCCGCAGGGAAAAGAAGCGAGTAGGCTTCCACTCCAGCAAAGAATCCTCCGGAGAAAGCAGCGACTCAACAACACACCAACAGCAAACACGACAGCAGCGTCAAGATGAAGGTGTTTTCTCACCAGCAGGTTCACCAAAACTAGCTCCCGGGGAATTACCACCTAATGCACCAGATGCTTACGAACTAAGCCTTGCTCTCACAAAGATCTTGTCCGCcgagcaggagaagaaacgaCAGGTTCAGAATCTCGCACCAGATACCCCAGATGTAGGACCAAAGAGGCCGAGACCTGCGCTGAGGAGAAATACGAGTTATGATGATCCTAATGAGAGGGAGAAGGCGGATCAGGCGGAGTCGAGGACGACGGAGAGACAGTATCGATCTATGGCTGATGCTCGACAGAGAGCTGATCGGTTAGCTGTTTCTGTGGGGAGTTACTCTGCCCCTGGGTCGCGACGAGGATCGCTTGACCTCGAGGAAGTTCCTTCGTTTAAGCCACTGATTGAGGACTATGATAATCCAAAGGGTTCACCGCCAGCTGGGTCGAATACCATTGAAGATGCAGGATATTTCGGTCTTCGACAACGCATAGCCAACTCTGATCGTTTTCAGCATCACGCTGCGGCTGAGAATCTGGTCAGATCTCATACCCGCAAAGGAAAACGGGATTTGTTCACACAGCATCCCAACGGCGGACCGGCATCTGGTACAGCTACACCCGTTCTTCAACAAGCATACGCCCACGACTACGTTCCTCGTCCGGACCAATATCGCGGCGGTATTCTCTCCTCACTGCTTAAGTTGTATCACGATGATAGAACACCAGGTAGTGGAATGAACACGCCCAAGGACACGGGTACACCACTCATGTCGCCTCGTAACTCACCACCTATATCTCGCCCTGGATCATCTAATGGAACGCCTCCTATTCGATCACCGCCTCGCTCACGACCGACGAGCGGTTTGTTCAATTACCACAAGAACAGACACTCGACGTCTTCGCTTGCACTTACGGAGTTGATGAAGTCTTCTTCTATGTTTGCGGCGCCAGCTTCAGCGAATATCTCTGATAAGTGGGCTGAGAAGATTAAACAACAACCGCCTCCTCCTAAGAAGCGCGACAAGGCTCGGATTACTATTCATATTGCGGGTATTATCCAACGACATCGGTATCTACTCAAGCTGTGTAGAGCTCTTATGATGTATGGTGCGCCTACACATCGATTGGAAGAGTACATGACCATGTCATCCCGTGTCCTCGAAATCGAAGCTCAGTTCTTGTACCTCCCTGGATGTATGATCATCAGTTTCGATGATAGCACTACACATACCACTGAAGTCAAGCTCGTTCGTGTACCGCAGGGTATCGACCTCGGACGTCTTAGAGACGTACACAACATTTACAAAGAAGTTGTCCACGACAAGATCGGCGTTGAAGAAGCGACAAAACGACTGGACGACGTCAACGCACGAAAGGATAAATACAACGTCTGGATTCGAGTATTCCTATACGGTGTCGCATCAGCTTGTGTGGCGCCCTTCGCTTTCCAAGGTCGATTCATCGACTTGTCTATTGCCTTCTTTCTGGGATGTATCGTTGGCATTCTTCAACTTGTCTTGGCACCTAGCAATGAACTGTACGCCCACGTCTTTGAAGTTTCGGCCGCCCTTATCACGTCGTTCTTCGCTCGAGCATTCGGCTCTATCCAAAATGGCAAACTGTTCTGCTTCAGTGCACTAGCACAGAGTAGTATCGCCTTGATTCTTCCAGGGTACATGGTCCTCTGTAGTTCTCTCGAACTTCAAAGTCATAACCTCGTCGCCGGTAGTGTACGTATGGTGCATGCTCTCATCTACACTCTCTTCCTCGGATATGGTATCACAATCGGTGCTTCGCTCTACGGCATGATTGATAGCAACGCAACGAGTCGCTCAACATGCGATAACCCTCTTGGACGGGAATGGtacttcctcttcgtccCTGGATTCACCATGTGTCTCTGTCTCATCAACCAAGCCAAGTGGAAGCAAACTCCCGTTATGGTCGGGATGGCTTTAGCTGGTTGGTCAGTCAACAGTTACTGCGCCGAATACTTTGGAGGAAACGGCCAAATCTCCAATATGCTGGGTGCCTTGACGATTGGTATTCTTGCAAACTTGTACTCTCGAATGGGACGGCATGTGGAGAATGGATACCTGGACTTTGTCGACTGGTGGAAGCTCAGGGTTCGACCACGATATACCAAGAAGAGAATCGACTCGGACTCCTGGTCCCTCCCAACACTCAACGACCCCGAGTCTCGACCCGGAACACCAgagaaacaccaagagccCGAGAAGAAGCCCCGCAAGGTCGGATACAGTCTCGCAGCTGCGGCTATGCTTCCAGCCATTTTTGTGCAGGTTCCCTCTGGTCTTGCAGCAGGAGGTTCTCTGTTGGCCAGTATCACTATGGCTGATGAGATCACCAAGAACGGAACAAAGGTAGCATCTGACATGAACACGATGGGTAATCTTGAAGGAACTGCGTTCAATGTGTTGTTCAAGGTTATCCAAGTTGCCATTGGTATCAGTGTCGGTTTGTTCATGAGTGCACTAATCGTCTACCCATTGGGTAAGAGACGAAGTGGACTGTTCAGTTTCTAA
- a CDS encoding microsomal epoxide hydrolase — protein sequence MAAKSTIKVPHLGGIDAGYRVSGSGIDSSKPTLVLVNSMCTASSLFEAQFSAQELTDKVNLLAIEPLGHGATSSKSEHFTYWDSAIMNLQVMEALGVDKAFALGTSAGGWIVVRMALLAPEKILGVLPLGTSMDYESAESREKGCWDPKTQLGPFYENWHSTTPTPDFVVDDVWRGLVSSVGFGSNPSPETLAFWDGTLKQVYRGDEGRKKLRIAVVNLFERDGLLLRLRDVKCPVYWLQGTADPVFGTTVPAEHIKLFTSSPEATLELVEGGGHYLSATNPKEINEAILKMVNKYA from the exons ATGGCTGCCAAATCTACTATCAAGGTTCCCCACCTCGGAGGCATCGATGCCGGCTATCGTGTCTCGGGCTCTGGAATCGACTCTAGCAAACCTACCCTTGTGCTCGTCAACTCCATGTGCACCGCATCATCTCTCTTTGAAGCACAGTTCTCTGCTCAAGAACTTACTGACAAGGTCAACCTTCTCGCCATTGAACCCCTCGGCCATGGCGCCACAAGCTCAAAGTCAGAGCACTTCACCTACTGGGACTCAGCCATCATGAACCTCCAGGTCATGGAAGCTCTTGGCGTCGACAAGGCCTTTGCCCTGGGAACAAGCGCTGGCGGCTGGATCGTCGTTCGCATGGCTCTTCTAGCCCCTGAAAAG ATCCTCGGCGTTCTCCCACTTGGCACGTCCATGGACTACGAGTCCGCCGAGTCTCGCGAGAAAGGCTGCTGGGACCCCAAGACGCAGCTCGGTCCCTTCTACGAGAACTGGCACAGCACTACGCCCACGCCTGACTTTGTCGTCGATGACGTTTGGCGTGGTCTCGTTTCGTCGGTAGGCTTCGGAAGCAACCCATCTCCTGAAACGCTCGCGTTTTGGGACGGGACGCTCAAGCAGGTTTATCGCGGAGACGAGGGCCGAAAGAAGCTGCGGATCGCCGTTGTCAACCTCTTTGAGAGGGATGGTCTGCTTCTCCGCTTGCGAGACGTCAAGTGCCCCGTTTACTGGCTTCAG GGCACTGCCGATCCTGTGTTTGGTACGACTGTTCCTGCTGAGCAtatcaagctcttcactTCAAGCCCTGAGGCTAcgcttgagcttgtcgaggGTGGTGGCCATTACCTGAGCGCTACTAACCCCAAGGAGATTAACGAGGCCATTCTCAAGATGGTGAACAAGTATGCTTAA
- a CDS encoding nuclear distribution protein PAC1, producing the protein MSRTLTSRQAEELHKSIIAYLAANNLQESANAMRTELSLGEDAFDTATAKKYETLLEKKWTSVVRLQKKIMDLEAQNNALQTELNSATPTSLSNRRGDPSSWLPSGPPRHVLQSHRTPINCVAFHPIFSSIASGDEDATIKIWDWEFGELERTVKGHTKAVLDLDYGGPKGHTLLASCSSDLTIKLWDPSNEYQNIRTLPGHDHSVSAVRFIPSGAPGAPLSGNLLASASRDVTVRIWDVTTGYCVKTIRGHVDWIRDVAPSLDGKYLLSTGNDRTVRLWDISVPNPEAKLVMIGHEHFVECCTFAPPAAYSHLATLAGVKKAPPASSTAEFMATGGRDKTIKLWDGRGTCIKTLVGHDNWVRGLVFHPSGKFLLSVSDDKTIRCWDLSQEGKCVKTVEGAHEHFITSLRWAPPIIKDKGPTEEANGDVGTPKKTAAAPQDVQIRCVIATGSVDMSLRIFSR; encoded by the exons ATGAGCCGGACGTTGACGAGCCGGCAGGCCGAGGAGCT GCATAAATCCATCATCGCCTACCTCGCCGCAAATAACCTACAAGAAAGCGCCAATGCCATGAGGACGGAGCTCAGTCTTGGAGAGGATGCTTTCGATACGGCTACCGCGAAGAAATACGAGACGCTGCTGGAGAAGAAATGGACAAGTGTCGTGCGGTTACAAAAAAAG ATCATGGATCTAGAAGCACAGAACAACGCCCTTCAGACAGAACTTAATAGCGCTACACCGACATCTCTCTCTAACCGAAGAGGagatccatcttcttggctcCCATCCGGTCCCCCACGACACGTCCTTCAATCGCATCGAACGCCCATCAACTGCGTCGCCTTTCATCCGATCTTTTCGTCTATCGCATCCGGAGATGAAGACGCCACTatcaagatctgggattGGGAGTTTGGCGAGCTTGAAAGGACGGTGAAAGGTCACACCAAAGCGGTTCTCGATCTCGACTACGGTGGTCCGAAAGGTCATACGCTGCTTGCGTCTTGCAGTTCCGATTTAACTATCAAGCTATGGGATCCTTCGAACGAGTACCAAAATATTCGCACACTACCCGGTCACGACCATAGTGTGAGCGCAGTCCGATTTATACCCTCCGGAGCTCCTGGGGCGCCGTTATCTGGAAATCTGCTCGCGAGCGCTAGTCGAGATGTTACAGTGAGGATATGGGATGTCACGACAGGGTATTGCGTCAAGACGATAAGAGGGCATGTCGACTGGATTCGTGATGTCGCTCCGTCGCTGGATGGAAAATACCTACTATCGACTGGTAACGATCGAACAGTGAGACTCTGGGATATTTCAGTACCAAATCCTGAAGCCAAGCTCGTCATGATTGGGCACGAGCATTTCGTCGAATGCTGTACCTTTGCGCCACCAGCAGCATACTCGCACTTGGCTACTCTCGCCGGAGTAAAGAAGGCGCCTCCAGCAAGCAGCACGGCGGAGTTTATGGCGACCGGTGGCAGAGATAAGACGATCAAGTTGTGGGATGGCCGAGGAACCTGTATCAAGACCCTGGTAGGTCATGACAACTGGGTTCGAGGCCTTGTGTTCCATCCAAGCGGCAAATTCCTTCTCTCCGTATCCGATGATAAGACGATTCGATGCTGGGATCTGAGCCAAGAAGGAAAGTGTGTCAAGACCGTTGAAGGAGCCCACGAACATTTCATTACAAGTCTGAGATGGGCGCCGCCTATTATCAAGGACAAGGGTCCGACTGAGGAGGCCAATGGTGATGTGGGCACTCCCAAGAAAACGGCGGCGGCACCTCAAGATGTGCAGATCCGCTGTGTCATTGCTACAGGAAGTGTAGATATGTCTCTTCGAATCTTTTCGCGGTAG